A genomic stretch from Eptesicus fuscus isolate TK198812 chromosome 15, DD_ASM_mEF_20220401, whole genome shotgun sequence includes:
- the CCL19 gene encoding C-C motif chemokine 19, with amino-acid sequence MASHAAALLAISLLVLWTSPAQGGANDAEDCCLSVALNPIPGNIVRAFRYLHIQDGCRLPAVVFTTKRGRKLCAPPDQPWVDRIIRRLLKKSAKSKGHRS; translated from the exons ATGGCATCCCATGCAGCCGCACTACTGGCCATCAGCCTGCTGGTCCTGTGGACCTCCCCTG CTCAGGGTGGTGCCAACGACGCAGAAGACTGCTGCCTGTCTGTGGCCCTGAACCCTATCCCTGGGAATATCGTGCGAGCCTTTCGATACCTCCACATCCAGGATGGCTGCAGACTGCCTGCCGTTGT GTTCACCACAAAGAGAGGTCGCAAGCTTTGCGCACCCCCAGACCAGCCCTGGGTGGATCGTATCATCAGGAGACTGCTGAAGAAATCCGCCAAG agCAAGGGCCACAGAAGTTAG